The genomic interval CAGCGCCGTGTTGTATCTGTTCTCTCCGGAGAGGTATTTCGTCGGCCGAGCTTTTGTGACCGGGGAGCAGATTGTGCACCGTGTGCCGGTCCTGTTGCCCGTCGAGGCGCTCGGTCGCTGTCATGTCTCGGCATGGACCAATGCGGGGGCGGGCCAGTTGTTCCATTCGCCCGCCCAAGGGAGCGGGATCGAAGAGCGGGCCGTTTCGCTGATCGAGGGAGAGGATGCTTTTCACGGTACGCCGGACGATCTGTTTTTCGGACATGCCCGGCTTGCCCCGGTAGGAGCGGCCGGGCCCGAGGTGATTACTCTGGCCCGTAAGAATGCCAGAATGCGCATTACCGTGCGAGGACTGGACCGGCGTATTCTTGAGGACCGCTATTACCTCACCGTGGAGATACCTAACGACGGCTACGACTTTGTCGGAAACCCGACCGCGGGTACGGCCCGGGTTCGCAGGACCGGCGCGTTCCGTGATAACGGGGACTTCTCGACCGACGAAGCGTTCAATCTGATCCATACCGATCCGGCCGTCTCTCCGGCAGGCGGCGTGACGGTGAATCTGTATGAGAAAGCGCTCGGTCGGTCGGCCGACCGCCTGATCGCTTCGGTGACCGACGACGACGGCCGTCCGATCTCGCTGCCGGCGGGCCGGACCGTCAATCTGTTAATCGATCTGAATGAAGGCGAGGGCTTGTCCGTCTATACGGAAATCACCCCATGGGATGAAATATACCAATGGGATATTTGGTAACGATAAACGGGAAACAATGAGCAAGTATGGAAATAACGATAGGGATGATCCCGTCCCGGAGGAACGAAGCTCTCGCTTTCGGCCGCCGCTAATTGCATGGCTGTCTGTCTTGTTTTTCGCGGCTTGTACGAAGATGTCTCCGGAAGACGGCGTTGCAAGGCACGACGGGACGCTGGTACGCCTGACGGTCAGCCTGCCGCAACCGGCGCTTCCGACAAGAAGCGCGGGAGCCGGAGATTTGTCCGGGGATGCGGAAAACCGGATCGAGGACGTGATGATACTCGTGCTCGAGCAGGAAAACGGCAAGTACGTGTATCGCTATATGACAGAGGGAGAGAGGCTCGAATCGACCGGAAACAGCGCTCAGTTTCAGGCCAAGCTCCTCAGTACGACCAAGCCGGTCAAACTGATGCTGGCCGGCAATTACGGCGATGCGTTCGCCGCTTATGCGCCTTCGCCGGGCCGCTCGGAGGCCGAGGTCAAGGCCGGAATAGGATGCTCGTTTACGGGAGCCGCTCGGAGTCTGCCCATGTACGGCGAGATCGCCGTTCCGTCCGGACTGGAGGCCGACCGGGAAAATCGTTTCAGCGTCAAGATGCTGCGGGCCGTAGCCCGGATCGATGTGGAGAAAGACCTGACGGCGGATTCGCGGTCTCTGCGGATCGAAAGCGTCCGTTTGTACCGTCCGAACGACAAAATCCAGCTTGCGCCCGACGAGTCCTTCGCTCCGGAGTCGCCCCGGGTCACCGCGCCGTCGGTATTCGCGGGCGCGGTGAAATCCCAGTCCCCGGTCGTAACGGAGACGAGCGAGCCGGACCCCGTGTCGGTCGCCGGAATCTATGTCCCCGAGGCCGACGAGGTGGCCGATGCGGCGGCACGACTGACGGATGCGACCTGCATCGTCGTAGGGGGATATTACGACGGACAGTCCCAGCCTACTTATTACCGGGTGGATTTCGATCCGGGCCTCGAGGGCCATCCGTTCGGCCAGATACTGAGGAATCACAGGTACGTTTTCCGGATCAGAAAGGTAACCGGTCCGGGGTGGAGCGATCCCGGTCTGGCTGCCGTGAACAAGGCGACGAGCATCGTTGCGGAGATCGAGCCGTGGGAGGACTTTACGACCGAGATGCATTTCGAAGGAGACAACTATATCGGCTTGTCATCCCGTAGCGTGACGCTCGGCTATCCGGCGGGAAAAGCCGACACGGTGGACGTTCAGGCAACGTTGCCCTATACGATCCAGTGGCTGGATGCCTCCGGCAGCCTTGTCGGCACGGCCGTGTCGGGCGTCGGCGCCTCGCTGCCGGGAGACAACGGCTTTACGGTCTCGATCGGACGGAACTCCGGCGACGCGGAGACGGTCACGCGATTGGTCTTCACTACGACAGCAGATAACCGCACGCAAAGCGACGTGACGGCCAGGCTGCGGGTGACAGCCGGACGTTGGACGCTGGATGTCTCGGTAAGGCAGGAGAGTCCGGAGAAATACCGCAAGCGCTTTATCCGAGTGCTGTCGGTGACGGAAGTGGGCTCGCTCGGAACGAACAACCCCGCGGCGGCAAGCGGGCAGCCGCTGCGAAAGATATTGGACAATGCGAAAAACTTTTCGCCTTCCGGCACGGTAATCGTCGGGGGATTCTCTTTCTCGGAGGCTTCCCGCACGGAGATGCAGGCCACGAGCGCGGGCTCCGGTTCCGATATATACCGGAATGTGAAAAACACGATCAATACTCAGGATGTCATTTACCTGACCTACAATACCTCGATTTCGGACGATTTGGCCCAGGTCGTGCTCGCATGGCTCCAAGGCAGTCCGAACCGGGTGCTGATCGTGGGGACCGACACCGAAACGACCAATGCAAACTTGCGCAAGTACCTGACTAAGGACGGAACATGGAAATATTACTATCAGAGTCCCGCCGTCGGAGGAAAGTTCAAGCGCGCGGCGCAGACGGACGGCAACAGGCGCTTTTTCGCTTCGCCCTTCGGGACGGTGGCCGAAAACGCGCCGATCGCGAAAGCCGACGACTACGCGGCCTATTGCTCGGACTATCCGTCGGATGTGACTCCTCTGGTGGTCAGCGATGCGGCCGGCTACGAAAAGGCGATGGTCGTCGGAGTCAACCGGCGAGCCCGCATCGTGTATCATGGCGACGCCAACTTGAACCAGAACGGCCGGTTGAGCTCGCAAGCCAATACGGACGGAACGGTTACGACGGATTTCGACCGGCTGACGGCCAATCTGTGGGCATGGATCGTGGAGCAGGTGTGCGGCCAAGAATGACCGCCTGCCGCGGTTCTGCCCGTTCGTATGGAAGCCGGGAACGATAAAAGCTCTGAATAATGAATGTGTTCATATCCAATCGGGTAGTCCTCGCCCTGTTGTGCTTGGGAGCGATATGGGGCGGTTCGGCCGCCGCGCAAGAGCGGCCGATCGGACCGAGGAGACCCCTTCCTCTGCTGGAGGTCAAGACGAATGCGCTGTACTGGGCGACATCGTCGCTCAACGCCGGTTTTGAAACGGGTTTGACTCCGGATATTTCGCTTGTGATCGACGCAGGATATAATCCGTGGACGTTCGGCGACAATCGGAAATTCAAGTTCTGGCTGCTACAGCCCGAAGTCCGGCATTGGTTCGGCTGTCGTTCCGAGGGGCACTTTCTGGGCGTGCATTTCCTGTATGCCGGCTTCAATGTCGGAGGCGTGAAGTTTCTGGGCATGGCCGACCGGCGATACGAGGGAAGCCTGTACGGGGCGGGCGTGGCATACGGATACCGGTGGCCTGTCGGAAAGCGTTGGAGCGTCGAGGCTACGGCGGCTTTGGGCTATCTGCGGTCGGACTACGAACGCTATGTATGGAAGCGGTGCGGCCGGTATCTCGGCCGGGGACACAAAAACTACTTCGGACCGACGAAAATAGGCGTGTCGTTCTGTTTCGCAATCGAATGACCGGGACGAAAACCGGCGTGAAATCTCCGGTTCGCGTCCGATCATATCGGCATGAACCGCGACGATGGTGTGGCGGCTGCCGCATGGATTTTCCGACTCCGGCGGCCGCGCTTCGGAGTACGACGGTCTGCCGGTTCCTGACCGCGGGTGATTCCGAATCCGTGACCGTTCCGCCGCCCGGTTCCGGAGAATAGCGGTGTCGCCTATCATTTTAAAAGTGCCGCCTTATCGTTTTGAAATGGTTCGGGTTTTTCTTGCATAGGTCGAGGGCAATGTAATGCGTTGATTGACATTTTCCTGAAGTCCAATGCGCTATTGTGGCACGTTCTTGGCATTTCCAGACGCCGCTGCTGTGGCATAAAAGCCGTAAAACCGTACATGACGGTTTGGTATCCCAGCTCGCTTGCCGTAAATAATGTATGAAAAGCGCATAAGAATCGAAAAATGCCGCCGGCCCGTCAGGATGTTCGGTCTATTTTCCTTGCGCCGCTTCTCTTCCCTGCGACGCCGGTCCGGACGGGGCGACATCCGGGGCGATCTGCAAATTCTTTCAAATAATATTCGGTCATGAAAAACTTATGGATATCGGTTAGGATTACGTTGGCGATGTGCGTCGTGCTGACGGTGTGTTACGTTCTGCTTCTTCGCCTGACTTCGGCCGTTGTCTCCCCGAACGACGGGGAGGCCGCCCTCGTGGAGCTCGACGGGAAAGTGGTAGGAGCTGCCAACGTAGGTCAGGCTTTTACCGACAGCGTCTATTTCTGGGGCCGCCCCTCAGCCGTGGAGTACAACGGGGGCGGCTCGGGCGGAAGCAACAAGGGCACGAACAATCCGGAGTACCTTTCGGAGGTGGAAAGCCGTATCGAATCGTTCATGTCGGCTCATCCGTATCTCGGGAAGGCCGAAGTTCCCTCTGAGCTGGTTACGGCGAGCGGTTCGGGTCTCGATCCCGACATTTCGGTACGAGGGGCCGAGGTTCAGATTCGTCGGGTGGCGGCTTCGCGGGGCATGTCGGAGGAGGACGTGCGTAAGATCGTCGAAGCGAGCGTTGAGCGTCCTTGGCTGGGTCTTTTCGGGACGTACAAGGTGAACGTTCTGAAGCTCAATGTCGCCCTCGATAAGGCGCAGGGACGGTGAGGCGGAGCATGTGGGAATTTGCTTTACACACAATCGAATCGTTTTAATACCTGCTAAAAGTACCGTTTATGCCGAAACTGGACGGACCGGCGCGACTGCTGCTGACATTCCTGACGCTTCTCGCGATATTGGTGGTGCTCGTTACGCTATGTCGAGAGCTGGCGCCGGCGTGATGTGCTCCGTTGTACGATCGAGGACGGGGAAAGGAATTTTGGATAAAAAGAATTTTTATTGTTTTCGGAAAATATTTAATCTTGTCCTGAAATCGTTCGTTTTATGAACGGGACTTCGATGCAGTGGCAAGCAAAGAGACGATGGATGAAACCAGACAGAGTTCGCAACACTTTCTGGAGCTGATCAAAAGGTCGCACCGGGGAAAATTCAAAATCTACATCGGCATGAGCGCCGGTGTGGGAAAGACCTACCGCATGCTGCAGGAGGCCCATCAGCTGCTCGATGCCGGGGTGGACATACAGGTCGGCTATATCGAGACGCACGGCCGTGCGGAGACCGAGGCCCTCGTCGCGGGTCTGCCGCTGATTCCCCGACGCAAGCTCTTCTATAAGGGAAAAGAGCTCGACGAGATGGACATGCAGGCCATCCTGAACCTGCATCCCGAGATCGTGGTGGTCGACGAACTGGCCCACACCAATATCGAAGGGAGCAGCAATCCCAAGCGCTGGCAGGACGTGATGCAGATTCTCGACGCGGGAATCAGTGTGATCACGGCGATCAACATCCAGCATATCGAGAGCGTGACCGAGCATGTTCAGGAAATTACGGGCGTCGAAGTGCACGAGCGGGTGCCGGACAGCGTGCTGGCGATGGCCGACGAGGTCGTCAACATCGACCTCACGGCCGACGATCTGATCGCCCGACTGAAGGCGGGCAAGATCTACAAGCCGGACAAGATCGCGGCGGCGCTCGGCAACTTTTTTACGCAGGAAAACTTGTTGCAGCTGCGCGAGCTGGCGCTGAAAGAGGTCGCGCTGAGGGTAGAGAAGAAGGTCGAGACCAGCGTTTCGGCCGGAGACAAGCTCCTGCGGCACGACAGGCTGCTGGCCGTGATCGACTCGTCCGAAAAGGCGGCCCGGCGCGTCATTCGCAAGACGGCCCGCATGGCGACCCATCTCAATGCCGGTTTCATCGTCCTTTACATTCAGAGCGACAAGGAGAGCGACGACCGTATCCCGCTGGCCAACCAACGCTATCTGATCAACAATTTCAATCTGGCGACGGAATTGGGCGGCGAAGTTGTGCAGGTGCACTCCAACCGTTATGTCGAGACGGTGGTGAACGTGTGTATCGAGCGAAAGATCAGTGCCGTATATATCGGAAAGCCTCGCTTCTCCCTATACGCCCTGTTCATGACGGCGCTCCGGCTGCGCCGCTTGCTCAATCGTCTGGCGAGAATGAATATAGATCTAACCATGTTATCGTAATATGAAACTTCGCAGCAAACTCAGTCTGGGCATAGGCATCCTGTTCACCCTGATCCTCATACAAGGCATACAGTCGATCCGGTACGTGCGCCATCTGTCGGTCTCCTCGAAAGAGATTCTGTCGGATAACTACAACTCCGTACATTATGTGAGCGAGATGCTCCGCTCCCTGGACCGCTTCTCTCAGGATTCGGCCTCCCGCCGGACGCTGATCGAGGCCTTGACTCTGCAGCAGCAGAACATTACGGAGATCAACGAGCGCCAGGTTACCTCCGCCCTCGAAGAGAAGGTCGGCCGGCTCAACGATTCCATTTCCGGAGAAGAAGTTCAGCAAATACGCGATGACCTGTACCGCATCATGGAGCTGAATATGGGCTCCATTCTGGCCAAAAGCCGGGGGATGGAGAGCAGCGCGGACGAGGCGGTGCGCTGGATATCGGTCATAGCGATACTTTGTGTCCTGCTGGCGGCTCTGTTCCTGCTTTATTTCCCCTCCATCGTGCTCCGCCCCATCGACAAGCTGAAGCAGGGAATCGTCCAGATCGCCAACCATAATTACGACCAGCGGCTCGACTTCGGCAATAACCGCGAGCTGCGGGGTGTCGCCGAATCGTTCAACAATATGGCGCAAAAGCTCTCCCAGTACCGGCGCAGCTCGCTCGACCGGCTGATGACCGAAAAGATGCGTATCGAGGCGATCGTCAACAGCCTTCACGAGCCGATCATCGGGTTGGATTCCGAACGGAACATCCTTTTTATGAACGACGAGGCGTTCTCTATATTGAATCTCAAACGGGGAAACGTAATCGGGCGCAACGCCGCCGAGATCGCGATAAACAACGACCTGTTGCGTCGTCTGATCAGGGAACTGTACTCGAACAGGGAATCCGACGGGCCGCACGAGCCGCTGAAAATCTATGCGGACAATAAGGAGAGCTATTTCCAGATGGACAATATTCCGCTTTACACCAATGCCGTCGGGGAGCAAGAGCGGAATTTCATCGGGAATCTGATCATTCTGAACAACGTGACGAAATACAAGGAGCTGGATTCGGCCAAAACCAATTTCATTTCCACCGTATCGCACGAGATGAAGACCCCGATCTCGTCGATTCTGATGAGCCTCCAGTTGCTGGGCGACGCCCGGCTGGGCTCGCTCAATGACGAGCAGAAGCAGCTCGTAGGCAGCATCAAGGAAAGCAGCGACCGTCTGCTCGACATTACGGGCGAGCTGCTGAACCTGACTCAGGTGGAGTCGGGCAAGCTCCAGCTCCATCCGAAGATCGTCAAGCCGATCGAGCTGATCGACTATGCGGTCAAGGCCACCCATGTGCTGGCCGAACGTTTCCACTGCTATGTGGAAGTGGAGTATCCGGAAAAAATATCGAAACTGTTCGTCGACAACGAGAAGATCGCGTGGGTCGTTACCAATCTGCTATCCAACGCGATCCACCACTCGCCCGAAAATGCCCGTATCATCGTGGGCGCCAAGCAGCATGACAACTGGGTCGATATCTACGTTCAGGATTTCGGTCGCGGCATAGACCCGCGTTATCATAAGAGCATTTTCGACCGCTATTTCCGCGTGCCGGGGACGAAGACGCAGGGAAGCGGCCTCGGACTGGCCATCTCCAAGGAGTTCGTCGATGCGCACAACGGCAGGATATTCGTCGAGAGCGAGGTCGGCAAGGGCAGCCGCTTCACGATCTCGTTGCGGGTCTGACAACGGCCGGCCCGAGCGAAGAAAGACGGGGATGCGTCCGAAAGAGGCATCCCCGTCTTTTATGTCTTTTATGCCGGAACGGATGGCGGCGCGCTCCGGTTTTGTTCGGACGCGAGAGAGCCGTATGGGCATGCCGGCCGCGGACTTTACGGCCGGACGAAATGGAGGCTTCGGTGCTTATCCTCTTCGGCGAAGAGGATCGCCGTATTGACCAGAGACAAATGCGAGTAAGCCTGCGGGAAATTTCCCAATTGCTCTTTCGTATCGAAATCCAGATCCTCGCTCATCAGCCCCACGTGGTTGCCGTAGCGCAGCACCTCGTCGAAAAGGCAGCGCGCTTCGGCTTTCTCTCCCGTTACGAACAGGGCGCGGACGAGCCAGAACGTGCAGATCGTGAAGGCCGACGACGGCATCCCGAAATCGTCTTCGCTGTTGTAGCGATACATCAGCCCGTTGTGCATCAGGGCCGCTTTCACGGCCTTGACCGTTTTATGATAGCGTATGTCGTCTGCATCCAGAAAGCCGTAAGGTTCCATAAGCAGCAGCGACGCATCCAAGGCCGTATTGTCATAAGTCTGGGAAAAACTCTGCAATTCCTCTTTCCAGCCCCTCTCCAGCACATCCCTGCGGATGAGCCCGGCCTCCTGCTGCCAGCGCTTCTCGCAGTCGTATTTGCCCAGCATCCGGGCGATTCTGGCCCCTCGGTCCAGAGCTACCCAGCACATCACTTTGGAGGAGACGAAATGGCGCTCCTCGCCCCTGATTTCCCAGATTCCCTTGTCGGGCTTGCGCCACTCCTGCATGACGTTGGCCTGAATCTTTTTCACCAGCTCCCACATATCCTCGATCTCGTCCAGCGGTCCCGGGACCAAGCGGTAGTATTGGTAGATCAGGTCCATCAGATAACCGAACGAGTCGTTCTGCCGCTGATGGTAAGCGTCGTTGCCGATGCGTACGGGCTTCGAGCCTTTGTAGCCGCTCAGATGCTCGAGGATCGTTTCCGTCAATTGCCGTTCTCCGCGGATGCCGTACATGATCTGGAAAGAGTCCCGGTCGGCGGTAAAGGTGGACTGAATGAAGCGCATGAAGCGCTGCGCCACGCCGGGGTGACCCACTTTGAAAAGCGTCTCGATGGACATGGACGCGTCGCGCAGCCAGCAGAAGCGGTAATCCCAGTTACGCACCTTGCCCACCGTCTCGGGCAGGCTGGTGGTGAGGGCTGCCAGCATGGCTCCGTTGTAATAGGACATCAGCTTCAGTGTCAGCAGGCTCCGTTCGATCACGTCGTTGTAGAGAGTGTATTTTTTCGTCCGGTTGCTCCAGTTGAGCCAGTAGACCAGCGTCCGGCAGTATTCCAGCTTTTCCCGTTCGATGTCTACCGGAATTACCTTCTCGTTATAGGAAAGCAGAAAGAATTCGTCTTTCTCGAGTACGATCTCCCTGCTCCGCTCGATGTCCTCCAGCGGAATCGAAGAGTAGAGGTATTGCCGGTCCGTAGCGTTCAGCGAGCTGTAGCTTTCGATATATTCCGTCCCGACGTTGCGGATGGTCTTTCCCCGGGCATAGTCCGGAGCCGGAGCGTAATGGACCCGAAACCGGGGAACGCCCCGGATACGACGTACGTA from Alistipes ihumii AP11 carries:
- a CDS encoding DUF3575 domain-containing protein → MNVFISNRVVLALLCLGAIWGGSAAAQERPIGPRRPLPLLEVKTNALYWATSSLNAGFETGLTPDISLVIDAGYNPWTFGDNRKFKFWLLQPEVRHWFGCRSEGHFLGVHFLYAGFNVGGVKFLGMADRRYEGSLYGAGVAYGYRWPVGKRWSVEATAALGYLRSDYERYVWKRCGRYLGRGHKNYFGPTKIGVSFCFAIE
- a CDS encoding FimB/Mfa2 family fimbrial subunit, translating into MNTARYLFCGGWLCLSLCCLYCLSGCIREDRGDCPPETEDRFVVLKIMDETTGRDITETGEAGSAVLYLFSPERYFVGRAFVTGEQIVHRVPVLLPVEALGRCHVSAWTNAGAGQLFHSPAQGSGIEERAVSLIEGEDAFHGTPDDLFFGHARLAPVGAAGPEVITLARKNARMRITVRGLDRRILEDRYYLTVEIPNDGYDFVGNPTAGTARVRRTGAFRDNGDFSTDEAFNLIHTDPAVSPAGGVTVNLYEKALGRSADRLIASVTDDDGRPISLPAGRTVNLLIDLNEGEGLSVYTEITPWDEIYQWDIW
- a CDS encoding sensor histidine kinase — encoded protein: MKLRSKLSLGIGILFTLILIQGIQSIRYVRHLSVSSKEILSDNYNSVHYVSEMLRSLDRFSQDSASRRTLIEALTLQQQNITEINERQVTSALEEKVGRLNDSISGEEVQQIRDDLYRIMELNMGSILAKSRGMESSADEAVRWISVIAILCVLLAALFLLYFPSIVLRPIDKLKQGIVQIANHNYDQRLDFGNNRELRGVAESFNNMAQKLSQYRRSSLDRLMTEKMRIEAIVNSLHEPIIGLDSERNILFMNDEAFSILNLKRGNVIGRNAAEIAINNDLLRRLIRELYSNRESDGPHEPLKIYADNKESYFQMDNIPLYTNAVGEQERNFIGNLIILNNVTKYKELDSAKTNFISTVSHEMKTPISSILMSLQLLGDARLGSLNDEQKQLVGSIKESSDRLLDITGELLNLTQVESGKLQLHPKIVKPIELIDYAVKATHVLAERFHCYVEVEYPEKISKLFVDNEKIAWVVTNLLSNAIHHSPENARIIVGAKQHDNWVDIYVQDFGRGIDPRYHKSIFDRYFRVPGTKTQGSGLGLAISKEFVDAHNGRIFVESEVGKGSRFTISLRV
- a CDS encoding glycoside hydrolase family 15 protein; protein product: MNHRLNYGAVGNCRTAALISETGNIEWLCLPEFDSPSIFAALLDREKGGCFGFEVSEAYRTEQSYIPHTNILSTHFISDEAEFTVLDFMPYYRAQNSEHYLPAELYRYVRRIRGVPRFRVHYAPAPDYARGKTIRNVGTEYIESYSSLNATDRQYLYSSIPLEDIERSREIVLEKDEFFLLSYNEKVIPVDIEREKLEYCRTLVYWLNWSNRTKKYTLYNDVIERSLLTLKLMSYYNGAMLAALTTSLPETVGKVRNWDYRFCWLRDASMSIETLFKVGHPGVAQRFMRFIQSTFTADRDSFQIMYGIRGERQLTETILEHLSGYKGSKPVRIGNDAYHQRQNDSFGYLMDLIYQYYRLVPGPLDEIEDMWELVKKIQANVMQEWRKPDKGIWEIRGEERHFVSSKVMCWVALDRGARIARMLGKYDCEKRWQQEAGLIRRDVLERGWKEELQSFSQTYDNTALDASLLLMEPYGFLDADDIRYHKTVKAVKAALMHNGLMYRYNSEDDFGMPSSAFTICTFWLVRALFVTGEKAEARCLFDEVLRYGNHVGLMSEDLDFDTKEQLGNFPQAYSHLSLVNTAILFAEEDKHRSLHFVRP
- a CDS encoding sensor protein KdpD → MDETRQSSQHFLELIKRSHRGKFKIYIGMSAGVGKTYRMLQEAHQLLDAGVDIQVGYIETHGRAETEALVAGLPLIPRRKLFYKGKELDEMDMQAILNLHPEIVVVDELAHTNIEGSSNPKRWQDVMQILDAGISVITAINIQHIESVTEHVQEITGVEVHERVPDSVLAMADEVVNIDLTADDLIARLKAGKIYKPDKIAAALGNFFTQENLLQLRELALKEVALRVEKKVETSVSAGDKLLRHDRLLAVIDSSEKAARRVIRKTARMATHLNAGFIVLYIQSDKESDDRIPLANQRYLINNFNLATELGGEVVQVHSNRYVETVVNVCIERKISAVYIGKPRFSLYALFMTALRLRRLLNRLARMNIDLTMLS
- a CDS encoding K(+)-transporting ATPase subunit C; protein product: MKNLWISVRITLAMCVVLTVCYVLLLRLTSAVVSPNDGEAALVELDGKVVGAANVGQAFTDSVYFWGRPSAVEYNGGGSGGSNKGTNNPEYLSEVESRIESFMSAHPYLGKAEVPSELVTASGSGLDPDISVRGAEVQIRRVAASRGMSEEDVRKIVEASVERPWLGLFGTYKVNVLKLNVALDKAQGR